In [Phormidium] sp. ETS-05, the genomic window TATGGCTGGCGGCGAGTCTCAGACCAATGCATCTCTTTCCGAGCGAGAATTACAAGTCATTGAACTGGTGGCTGCTGGCTTGACTAACCAGGAAATCTCAGAACATCTGGAAATTAGCAAGCGCACAGTAGATAACCATATCAGCAACATTTTAAACAAAACCAGAACCAGCAATCGCGTGGCACTGGTGCGATGGGCCCTGCAAACGGGCAAAGTCTGCATCAACGATGTCAACTGCTGCATTCTCCCAACTCCTAACACCAACGAGGAAAACGAAGTCAGTCTCACTGATGACCACAGCGATGGGTCCAACGGCGCGGCAGAATCTTGGGTTGCTCATGGAGCCAACCAGGCGATCGAACCCCTGGAAGTCGCTTCCAGCGAACCATATCCTGAAGCCCAGCAGATTTAATCGAGTGAGGAACTGTTCGTGACTCAGACGGTGCAGACAACCAAATGGCAATTTCACATCCCAACACTGCCCTTAGCCGTGTATCGGGAAATCGAGGCTCATATCCGCCAGGTTAAAGGTGTCAGAGCTGGTTTGACAGCTCAAACATCCCCTGATTTTGACTATCTCCAAAGTCAAGTAGCCCACTTGTGGCTGGAACTCAGTCCAGAAACAGACCCCGCCGAGCTACAGCGGTTGCAGCAAATTTTAGATTACTACTGCCAGCGCTACGGTACAGGGTCTGCTAACTATCTCCAACCGGTAGGAGGAAGCAACGGTTTACCCCTACTTCACTGAAAGCAAAGCCTCCCTGTTAGCTCGTCCAATCTCGCTCAAAGATTGAGACAGCATTTCTGCGGGGGCTTTGCCGTGGGGCCATGCAAAAGCATGGCGGAAAGACGCTTCCTGACAGGCTTGCAACTGCCGGAAATCAATTATGTCTAACGTCAGCAGGTTTTCATATTCAAAAGGCAAGCGCATATTGTGCAACCCGGCGTTATCGGTGCAAATAGCGATATCCACACCCGCATCAAAACACCGGTCAAAGACTACTTTAAGTTGCCTCACATCAGTGAGTGTGCCGGTTTTTACATAAGTAGTTGGGCACACTTCCAGGCACTGCCCCCGTTGTGCTAAATCCTTTAACAACTGTGGAAATCGCAAAGGAATCTGGATGCCGTGACCGATGCGCATCAAATAGGGCAACAGTTCTGGGTAACAGCCATCGACAGTTTCATATACATGGCCGGTGGTGTTCAACCCAGACTCTCGGGCGGAACGGTATAGTTGAACAAACTCATCGAGCCGCTCACGATAGTG contains:
- a CDS encoding adenosine deaminase, with translation MALYAELHRHLGGSVVPRILWRYFQRHQGDLAVQFSEYGGFEEFYTRPRQTLDEYLELHSMVEGVQTRETLPYFIYRLMRGAYIFENLAYLELRYTPYLRTDPQLSMTQRIDQMAEIVEIVGKAAQVAEYPIFHSQILCMHSRLPYEVNRAIADLARQMPQYICGIDLAGGDAHYRERLDEFVQLYRSARESGLNTTGHVYETVDGCYPELLPYLMRIGHGIQIPLRFPQLLKDLAQRGQCLEVCPTTYVKTGTLTDVRQLKVVFDRCFDAGVDIAICTDNAGLHNMRLPFEYENLLTLDIIDFRQLQACQEASFRHAFAWPHGKAPAEMLSQSLSEIGRANREALLSVK